A region from the Canis aureus isolate CA01 chromosome 8, VMU_Caureus_v.1.0, whole genome shotgun sequence genome encodes:
- the GSPT1 gene encoding eukaryotic peptide chain release factor GTP-binding subunit ERF3A isoform X3, whose amino-acid sequence MELSEPVVENGETEMSPEESWEHKEEISEAELGGCSMGDGRAAEESAQEMMEEEEEIPKPKSVVAPPGAPKKEHVNVVFIGHVDAGKSTIGGQIMYLTGMVDKRTLEKYEREAKEKNRETWYLSWALDTNQEERDKGKTVEVGRAYFETEKKHFTILDAPGHKSFVPNMIGGASQADLAVLVISARKGEFETGFEKGGQTREHAMLAKTAGVKHLIVLINKMDDPTVNWSNERYEECKEKLVPFLKKVGFNPKKDIHFMPCSGLTGANLKEQSDFCPWYTGLPFIPYLDNLPNFNRSVDGPIRLPIVDKYKDMGTVVLGKLESGSICKGQQLVMMPNKHNVEVLGILSDDVETDSVAPGENLKIRLKGIEEEEILPGFILCDPNNLCHSGRTFDAQIVIIEHKSIICPGYNAVLHIHTCIEEVEITALICLVDKKSGEKSKTRPRFVKQDQVCIARLRTAGTICLETFKDFPQMGRFTLRDEGKTIAIGKVLKLVPEKD is encoded by the exons ATGGAACTTTCAGAACCTGTTG TAGAAAATGGGGAGACAGAAATGTCCCCAGAAGAATCATGGGAGcacaaagaagaaataagtgaAGCAGAGTTAGGGGGTTGTTCCATGGGAGATGGAAGAGCTGCTGAGGAGAGTGCCCAAGAAatgatggaggaggaagaggaaataccAAAACCCAAATCTGTGGTCGCGCCCCCGGGGGCTCCGAAAAAAGAACATGTAAATGTGGTATTCATTGGGCATGTAG ATGCTGGCAAGTCAACCATTGGAGGACAAATAAT GTATTTGACCGGAATGGTTGACAAAAGGACACTCGAGAAATACGAAAGAGAagctaaagagaaaaacagagaaacttG gtaTTTGTCTTGGGCCTTAGACACAAATCAGGAAGAACGAGACAAGGGTAAAACAGTAGAAGTGGGCCGTGCCTATTTTGAAACAGAAAAGAAGCATTTCACAATTCTGGATGCCCCTGGCCATAAGAGTTTTGTCCCAAATATGATTGGTGGTGCTTCTCAAGCAGATTTGGCTGTACTG GTCATCTCTGCTAGAAAAGGAGAGTTTGAAACTGGATTTGAAAAAGGCGGACAGACAAGAGAACATGCAATGTTGGCAAAGACGGCAGGTGTCAAACACTTAATTGTGCTCATCAATAAGATGGATGATCCGACGGTAAATTGGAGCAATGAGAG atACGAAGAATGTAAAGAGAAACTAGTGCCATTTTTGAAAAAGGTTGGCTTCAATCCCAAAAAGGACATTCACTTTATGCCCTGCTCAGGACTCACTGGAGCGAATCTAAAAGAGCAATCAGATTTCTGTCCTTGGTACAC TGGATTACCGTTTATTCCATATCTGGATAATTTGCCAAACTTCAATAGATCAGTTGATGGACCAATCAGGCTGCCAATTGTGGATAAGTACAAG GATATGGGCACTGTGGTCCTGGGAAAGCTGGAATCAGGATCTATTTGTAAAGGCCAGCAGCTTGTGATGATGCCAAACAAG cacaaTGTGGAAGTTCTCGGAATCCTTTCTGATGATGTAGAAACTGATTCTGTAGCCCCAGGTGAAAACCTCAAAATCAGACTGAAAGGAATTGAAGAGGAGGAGATTCTTCCGGGATTCATACTTTGTGATCCTAATAATCTTTGTCATTCTGGACGCACATTTGATGCCCAG ATAGTGATTATAGAGCACAAATCCATCATCTGCCCAGGTTATAATGCGGTGCTGCATATTCACACCTGTATTGAGGAAGTCGAAATAACA GCCTTAATCTGCTTGGTAGAcaaaaaatcaggagaaaaaagtAAGACTCGACCCCGTTTTGTGAAACAAGATCAAGTATGCATCGCCCGCTTAAGGACAGCAGGAACCATCTGCCTTGAGACCTTTAAAGACTTCCCTCAGATGGGGCGCTTTACCTTAAGAGACGAGG gtAAAACCATTGCAATTGGGAAAGTTCTGAAACTGGTTCCAGAGAAAGACTAA